The following are from one region of the Leptospira terpstrae serovar Hualin str. LT 11-33 = ATCC 700639 genome:
- a CDS encoding glucose 1-dehydrogenase: protein MSKEFEGKVALVTGAASPIGLGRAIANRIASHGASLVLVDLNQEKIEEAAREVEAKFGVKAIGVACNVTKPEDCDAAISKTKEAFGKLDFLVNNAGVLKDNLLIRMSEQEYDFVMDVNCKGVFLMTKSASKLILKSDSGRIVNISSVSGLTGQPGQANYSTSKAGVIALTKVSAREFSGRNVLVNAVCPGYVQTEMTGTLSKEVQDKLTDPSVIPLKRPGKQEEIASAVKFFLSNDASYITGTYLRVDGGAAIGM, encoded by the coding sequence ATGTCCAAAGAATTCGAAGGAAAAGTAGCACTGGTAACAGGAGCTGCCTCTCCCATTGGTTTGGGAAGAGCAATCGCAAACCGTATCGCATCGCATGGTGCAAGTTTGGTGCTTGTTGACTTAAATCAGGAAAAAATTGAAGAAGCTGCAAGAGAAGTAGAAGCAAAGTTTGGTGTGAAAGCAATTGGTGTTGCTTGTAACGTAACAAAACCAGAGGATTGCGATGCTGCGATTAGCAAAACAAAGGAAGCTTTTGGAAAATTAGACTTTCTTGTGAACAACGCGGGAGTTTTGAAAGATAACCTTCTCATTCGTATGTCTGAACAAGAATACGACTTCGTAATGGATGTGAACTGTAAGGGAGTTTTCCTTATGACAAAATCCGCAAGTAAATTGATTCTTAAATCTGACTCTGGCCGGATAGTCAATATCTCCTCAGTTTCTGGACTTACAGGACAACCAGGACAAGCAAACTACTCCACTTCAAAAGCTGGTGTGATTGCGTTAACAAAAGTTTCTGCACGTGAATTTTCAGGTAGAAACGTACTAGTAAACGCAGTTTGTCCAGGATACGTTCAAACAGAAATGACTGGAACACTTTCTAAAGAAGTACAAGACAAGTTGACAGATCCTTCTGTAATTCCTCTCAAACGTCCGGGAAAACAAGAAGAGATTGCCTCTGCTGTTAAGTTTTTCTTAAGTAACGATGCTTCTTACATTACTGGAACTTACCTCCGTGTAGACGGTGGTGCAGCTATCGGGATGTAG
- a CDS encoding EAL domain-containing protein produces the protein MKDLDVFKKHFIQENQGKPLFLIRFENISGIELTDFLDLLRTEFYACLDLEDICFGFHYIEKQNILIMGISPLFEWDIERFPNIENAVGKFQQQCLQNKTASFHFGVSRTQSNFISDSDEIYNELYKSSEKNLNDNLVRWSWTYYNKANTYISGSVHEAMIQPTVIFNPKDKTYAVKGGEVFLGGGAYIGYKDLINDIPADQDLNRIELLILEKLIVACEGAPGLLKFNISPQSLIDTFSHVDRVDRLKKLIQNKDLLPENVRFELVEKPYDDSHYPLKDVCHAFYSHGMSFAADDFGVKSQSHQIVLDLGIMIKEFKLDPISFKFKIEEDQIKFLDNLAFIDYCKRLADNREAVITAEAVEDYDTLRFLMEHQIYQFQANILFGKMTISDYKRDFELLHSIHEDVVKEVLTDKILSEKQKKVGNLFRVASEEGLI, from the coding sequence ATGAAGGACTTAGATGTGTTCAAAAAACATTTTATCCAAGAGAACCAAGGGAAACCTCTCTTTCTCATTCGGTTTGAAAATATCAGCGGTATTGAACTGACTGATTTTTTAGATCTACTTCGTACAGAATTTTATGCCTGTTTGGATTTGGAAGATATCTGTTTTGGATTCCATTATATAGAAAAACAAAATATATTGATCATGGGAATTTCCCCTCTCTTTGAGTGGGACATTGAAAGATTTCCCAATATCGAAAATGCCGTTGGTAAATTTCAACAACAATGTTTACAAAACAAAACAGCATCCTTTCATTTTGGAGTCTCAAGAACCCAATCCAATTTTATTTCTGATAGCGATGAAATTTATAACGAACTTTATAAATCTTCAGAAAAAAACCTAAACGATAACTTGGTTCGTTGGAGTTGGACTTATTATAATAAAGCCAACACTTATATTTCTGGCTCAGTTCATGAAGCCATGATCCAACCGACGGTAATCTTCAATCCAAAAGATAAAACTTATGCAGTGAAAGGTGGGGAAGTTTTTTTGGGTGGTGGCGCTTACATTGGATATAAAGATTTAATCAACGATATCCCTGCTGACCAAGACTTAAATCGAATCGAACTTTTGATTTTAGAAAAGTTGATCGTTGCTTGTGAAGGAGCCCCGGGACTTTTAAAATTCAATATTTCTCCTCAATCTTTGATTGATACTTTTTCTCATGTCGATCGAGTCGATCGCTTGAAAAAACTAATTCAAAATAAGGATCTTCTTCCAGAAAACGTACGCTTTGAGTTAGTAGAAAAACCATACGACGATTCGCATTATCCATTAAAAGACGTATGCCATGCTTTTTATTCTCATGGAATGAGTTTTGCCGCAGATGACTTTGGTGTCAAAAGCCAGTCGCACCAAATTGTTTTGGATCTTGGAATAATGATCAAAGAATTCAAACTAGACCCGATTAGTTTTAAATTTAAAATTGAAGAAGACCAGATTAAATTTTTAGACAATCTAGCTTTTATTGATTATTGCAAACGTCTTGCTGATAACAGGGAGGCCGTAATCACAGCGGAAGCCGTTGAGGATTATGATACTTTACGTTTCTTAATGGAACACCAAATCTATCAGTTCCAAGCAAACATTCTTTTTGGTAAAATGACAATCTCTGATTACAAAAGGGATTTTGAACTTCTCCATTCCATACATGAAGATGTTGTGAAAGAAGTATTGACAGATAAAATTTTATCAGAAAAACAAAAGAAAGTCGGGAATTTGTTTCGAGTTGCTTCGGAAGAGGGTTTGATTTAA
- a CDS encoding M23 family metallopeptidase — protein sequence MLRSFVLVLILSIYPLSAISVSDFPPGFVLKNPYVWPVKGYDTITGTFGEFRTGHFHMGQDFSTGGKIGIPILAVAKGKVTRVQRRWTSIGYAIFLQHDDGMTSRYGHLHKFSQKIIKQILKSKQAKRYKDRTDFDIALPEAVEVDAGETIAFSGDTGVGPPHLHFELFKDNVYYNPVHYGLGYNVAEPIVFNALRITPQTPRTFINGRNEPVEIPFYETTGNRFELLESPTLFIQGKVGIQIAIHQKSNSNRLGIFTLDMLIGENVLQGFQLSKILKEHTRKNVLLYDSSVSKPNGNPFSYYLHTRDGNDLLGMRSNGREQGLLDSEQMRMGEPKEITIRATGMGGQMSFASFFILKDQGDYSHIVTKEWKYNVYYDRYTTFKSKDTKVELFFPVNAVYSKAFFEIEAQEQIQINTQGLNQLSSVYKIGPDFKDFNLGYDLYVKVPKTKDINSADLYEVLANGNVKKINGSSFSSWGQFFKVRLRKTGLFVVLSDQTPPNIYLHEFMNKTVYPREDFALYLKAVDVGSGIMPDGFDITVDGIPGKAEFFPKDGRLEIFEPEILYEPGKHTVLASVRDFAGNWSSTVRYDYEIQSPPVPEEKKKPTPENHSVDTLKEKKNTKETKSKPSSPKVQKAIKSITAAPKAKDKKSTSR from the coding sequence ATGTTGCGTTCATTCGTATTAGTACTTATACTCTCTATTTATCCACTCTCTGCAATATCTGTCTCTGATTTCCCACCAGGTTTTGTTTTAAAAAATCCATATGTTTGGCCAGTAAAAGGATATGATACAATCACTGGAACATTTGGAGAATTTAGAACTGGTCACTTCCATATGGGCCAGGACTTTTCCACTGGTGGCAAAATTGGTATTCCTATTCTTGCTGTCGCAAAAGGGAAAGTAACCAGAGTCCAAAGACGATGGACTAGCATTGGTTATGCAATCTTCTTACAACACGATGATGGGATGACCTCTCGTTATGGTCACTTGCATAAGTTTTCACAAAAAATTATCAAACAAATTTTAAAATCAAAACAAGCAAAACGATACAAAGACCGAACAGATTTTGATATTGCTCTTCCGGAGGCAGTGGAAGTAGATGCAGGTGAAACTATTGCTTTTTCGGGCGATACAGGAGTTGGCCCACCTCACCTTCATTTTGAACTTTTTAAAGATAACGTATATTACAACCCTGTGCATTATGGCTTAGGTTATAATGTAGCAGAACCTATTGTATTCAACGCTTTGCGTATTACTCCACAAACACCTCGCACCTTCATCAATGGTCGAAATGAACCTGTAGAAATTCCATTTTATGAAACCACTGGAAATCGATTTGAGTTATTAGAATCTCCTACTCTTTTTATCCAAGGGAAAGTTGGAATTCAAATTGCTATTCATCAAAAATCAAATAGCAATCGTCTTGGAATTTTCACCTTGGATATGTTAATTGGTGAAAACGTTTTACAAGGTTTCCAACTTTCTAAAATTCTAAAAGAACATACTCGTAAAAATGTATTGTTATATGATAGTTCTGTAAGTAAACCCAACGGAAATCCATTTTCATATTATCTACATACTAGAGATGGAAACGACCTCTTAGGTATGAGAAGTAATGGTCGTGAACAAGGACTTCTTGATAGCGAACAGATGCGTATGGGAGAACCAAAAGAAATTACGATACGTGCTACAGGGATGGGAGGTCAAATGTCATTTGCTTCCTTTTTTATTCTAAAAGACCAAGGTGATTATAGTCACATTGTTACTAAGGAATGGAAATACAATGTGTATTACGATCGTTATACTACCTTCAAATCCAAAGATACAAAAGTAGAACTTTTTTTCCCAGTAAATGCAGTATATTCGAAAGCATTTTTCGAAATCGAAGCGCAAGAACAAATCCAAATCAATACACAGGGACTCAACCAACTCTCTAGTGTATATAAAATCGGGCCAGATTTTAAAGACTTCAATTTAGGTTATGATCTTTATGTAAAAGTTCCCAAAACCAAAGACATCAATTCTGCTGATTTGTACGAAGTACTGGCGAATGGAAATGTGAAAAAGATCAATGGATCTTCTTTTAGTTCTTGGGGTCAGTTTTTTAAAGTGAGACTTCGAAAAACTGGTCTCTTTGTCGTTTTATCTGACCAAACACCTCCCAATATTTATCTACATGAGTTTATGAATAAAACGGTTTATCCAAGAGAAGACTTTGCCCTCTATTTGAAGGCAGTGGATGTAGGATCAGGAATTATGCCCGATGGATTTGATATCACTGTCGATGGAATTCCGGGCAAAGCAGAGTTTTTTCCAAAAGATGGACGATTGGAAATCTTTGAACCAGAAATTTTATACGAACCAGGAAAACACACGGTGCTTGCCAGTGTAAGAGATTTTGCAGGAAATTGGAGTTCGACTGTTCGTTATGATTATGAAATCCAATCACCACCAGTGCCTGAAGAAAAAAAGAAACCTACTCCTGAAAACCACAGTGTAGATACTTTAAAAGAAAAAAAGAATACTAAAGAAACCAAATCTAAGCCATCTTCGCCTAAGGTGCAAAAGGCGATCAAATCGATCACTGCCGCACCTAAGGCAAAGGATAAAAAATCTACATCCCGATAG
- a CDS encoding PleD family two-component system response regulator — MAIENDLNSAQALENIFLGLRQRVVVTKFSQTVQEYVKSSNPDIILMGITFKDKKELEFVLELRRDVITHNIPIMAMIPKEDANFVANLKALGFTDYMVKPLIKQPLLDRIHSHIEEYKFSESSKTRDNMSFVVVDRGHGRVLFQCRANLKRYVFPEFKKIFTPNFLKSIQAERICFDVRVVPELGKDEVEVFERVMKLFSNHEKVVFIAGRHMGAFIEHATDDEKMLVFMAPNEFDEYVKMEEQKIEEQRKKEKKEKFVKETGKEPPPAPTLLSQVKIEIPLNPPIVPENLNSSAESTDSQPNSDSANPPSQS, encoded by the coding sequence ATGGCGATTGAAAACGATCTGAATTCTGCACAGGCTTTGGAAAACATCTTCCTTGGTTTACGCCAACGAGTAGTCGTAACAAAATTTTCGCAAACTGTACAGGAGTATGTTAAATCCTCTAACCCCGATATCATTCTTATGGGGATAACTTTTAAAGATAAAAAAGAATTGGAATTTGTTTTGGAACTTCGACGCGACGTAATCACCCATAACATTCCCATCATGGCAATGATACCGAAAGAGGACGCCAATTTTGTAGCAAATCTAAAGGCCCTTGGTTTTACAGATTATATGGTAAAACCTCTGATCAAACAGCCACTACTAGATAGAATTCATTCTCATATTGAAGAATATAAATTTAGTGAGTCTTCTAAAACAAGAGATAATATGTCTTTTGTCGTTGTAGACCGTGGCCATGGACGAGTTCTCTTTCAATGCCGTGCCAATCTCAAACGATATGTTTTTCCTGAATTCAAAAAAATCTTTACGCCCAATTTTCTTAAATCAATTCAAGCGGAACGTATTTGTTTTGATGTTCGTGTTGTTCCAGAATTAGGAAAAGATGAAGTAGAAGTATTTGAACGTGTAATGAAACTTTTTTCCAATCATGAAAAAGTTGTATTCATAGCTGGTCGTCATATGGGTGCTTTTATTGAGCATGCCACTGATGATGAAAAGATGTTAGTTTTTATGGCTCCAAACGAATTCGATGAATACGTAAAAATGGAAGAGCAGAAAATTGAAGAACAAAGGAAAAAAGAAAAAAAAGAAAAATTTGTAAAGGAAACAGGCAAAGAACCTCCGCCTGCACCGACTCTTTTAAGCCAAGTCAAAATAGAAATTCCTCTTAATCCTCCGATTGTTCCAGAAAATTTAAATTCTTCTGCAGAATCGACAGATTCACAACCTAATTCTGATTCAGCGAATCCCCCTTCCCAATCATAA
- a CDS encoding GlsB/YeaQ/YmgE family stress response membrane protein, with protein sequence MISFIWFLLIGLAAGWLAGRILRGRGFGLIANLVIGVVGSFLGGIVFGLLGFRSYGLIAELLVAVAGSILLIFIAGLIKKR encoded by the coding sequence ATGATTAGTTTTATTTGGTTTTTACTCATTGGTCTTGCAGCAGGTTGGCTTGCCGGCCGTATTTTACGTGGAAGGGGATTTGGACTGATTGCCAATTTGGTAATTGGTGTGGTTGGTTCCTTTTTGGGAGGAATTGTATTCGGTCTTTTGGGTTTTCGCTCTTACGGCCTAATTGCAGAACTTCTAGTGGCAGTGGCAGGATCCATTTTGCTTATCTTCATCGCAGGGTTGATCAAAAAAAGATAA
- a CDS encoding enoyl-CoA hydratase/isomerase family protein, with the protein MNYKREVIDIPNGKGEIIRFQMNDQNSLTGQNMRDLSEILNEIKADNSKRGVILTTDNPKFFCNGLDAENLLSTSRDKLIDEVGGIVLLFGELVKFDKPLITEVTGHAMGGGAVITVASDFKYMLDGKGRIGFTEVNVGLPLPGSFIDRIKMCVDPRYWAEVCLEGTTYKGAEAKKIGLIDEIAPTPEDVRKIALKKLETLSKVPSAAYRATKNTLNGALLANLDQYKKDTIKSFEQLGVVDNLLEAMTALKEKRRPVFK; encoded by the coding sequence ATGAACTACAAACGCGAAGTTATCGATATTCCCAACGGCAAAGGCGAAATCATTCGCTTTCAAATGAATGATCAAAACTCATTGACTGGTCAAAATATGAGAGACCTAAGTGAGATCTTAAATGAAATCAAAGCCGACAATTCCAAACGTGGTGTTATCCTTACTACAGATAACCCCAAATTTTTTTGTAATGGTCTTGATGCGGAAAACTTACTTTCCACAAGCCGTGACAAACTGATTGATGAAGTTGGTGGGATAGTACTTCTTTTTGGCGAACTTGTCAAATTTGACAAACCATTGATTACAGAAGTTACAGGCCATGCCATGGGTGGCGGTGCCGTGATCACTGTTGCATCCGATTTTAAATATATGTTGGATGGAAAGGGAAGGATTGGGTTTACAGAAGTAAATGTTGGTTTGCCTTTGCCTGGAAGTTTTATCGATCGCATTAAGATGTGTGTGGATCCAAGGTATTGGGCAGAAGTTTGTTTAGAAGGAACCACTTACAAAGGTGCGGAAGCAAAAAAAATTGGGCTTATTGATGAAATTGCTCCAACTCCAGAAGATGTAAGAAAGATTGCTTTAAAGAAATTGGAAACACTTTCTAAAGTTCCATCTGCTGCATATCGTGCTACAAAGAATACATTAAATGGAGCTCTACTCGCAAACCTTGATCAGTATAAAAAAGATACGATCAAATCTTTTGAACAACTAGGTGTCGTTGACAATTTACTAGAAGCAATGACAGCTCTTAAGGAAAAACGTAGACCCGTTTTTAAATAA
- a CDS encoding YebC/PmpR family DNA-binding transcriptional regulator has translation MSGHSKWATIRRKKGAIDAKRGAIFTRIAKEISVAAKDGGGDQEGNPRLRLAVTKAKAANMPKDNIERAIKKGTGGLEGMVYEECLYECYAPGGVAIMVDVLTDKKSRTTPEIKSILTKLGGSLANAGAVSRLFERKGQLTLKADQISEEALFDLALSAGAEDIQVNDGMYVVLTTPAEYEAVQSALSTKGLNMEESEIKYIPMTTVEVNDKETAEKVMKLIENLEANDDVQGVSSNFELGDGVELD, from the coding sequence ATGTCAGGACACTCGAAATGGGCGACGATTCGAAGAAAAAAGGGAGCCATTGACGCCAAAAGAGGCGCCATCTTTACAAGGATTGCCAAAGAAATTTCCGTAGCAGCAAAAGATGGTGGTGGAGACCAAGAAGGAAATCCAAGACTTCGCCTAGCGGTTACAAAAGCAAAAGCTGCCAACATGCCAAAGGACAATATCGAACGTGCCATCAAAAAGGGAACCGGTGGTTTGGAAGGGATGGTCTACGAAGAGTGCCTGTATGAATGTTACGCACCTGGTGGCGTTGCCATTATGGTTGATGTCCTCACTGATAAAAAATCTCGTACCACTCCTGAAATTAAAAGTATTCTAACTAAATTGGGAGGGTCGCTAGCCAACGCAGGTGCCGTTTCTCGTCTTTTTGAACGAAAAGGACAATTGACTCTAAAAGCAGATCAAATTTCAGAGGAAGCTCTATTTGATTTAGCACTGAGCGCCGGTGCCGAAGACATCCAAGTCAATGATGGGATGTATGTTGTTCTTACAACGCCTGCAGAATACGAAGCAGTCCAATCAGCTCTTTCCACGAAAGGATTGAATATGGAAGAATCGGAAATCAAATACATTCCGATGACCACTGTGGAAGTGAACGATAAAGAAACCGCAGAAAAAGTAATGAAGTTAATTGAAAACTTGGAAGCCAATGATGATGTGCAAGGTGTGAGTTCCAACTTTGAGTTAGGTGATGGAGTCGAGTTAGATTAA